The Branchiostoma lanceolatum isolate klBraLanc5 chromosome 1, klBraLanc5.hap2, whole genome shotgun sequence genomic sequence TGTGGGTAGCCTGGGTATGCATTCTCTGATTTCTCATATTTTCCctccagttttttttttgttgtcatttttggAACAGAAAACTTTCCCATTGATTCGATTCGGTTAAGCTTAAtcaattaacctttagcacatcgaagtagccctttggcacccaatttcctattggtgacagcgttaggcagcagggagaaggttaactaaCCTGTAAGTCTCCAGCCCACCAGCGCACATGACTGCACAGAGGCCGAAGAACATACCCAGACTGATCCGCTTTAGTACGGAGAAGTGGCACCCGCGCCGGTCCATCCACGGGTAGACCACGCGGTCCATAACCGGAATCAGGATCAACAGGAGCAGAGCATCAAACAGCGTCAGCCAGGCCGCTGGCATCTGAGTGGATTACAATGTAGTACTGTAAAATCTTTTAAAGCTAAACGTACCTTAGATTTGTTGAAGTATCTTTACATCACAGTGAAATAGTAGTATAGCAGTAGCGATAGAAGACAGAGAAAATGTGACTTTGCAGTGAGAAGTCACCACAAAGTCTTCTGTTGTTAATACTCATATACtactgtttcaactgcaaacgtAAAGATACCATGAACACTGAATatcttaagatttacagtatcgcTTGTGACAGTCAGAGAACTCTAAACAGAATTTGTTTCAATACAGGTAGATAATATGCTACTTTAAGCCAGATTATACATCTATTTTCACAAAGTGTTTGACAAAGACAAAAAGGGCTAAGAGAATATATGTTTTCGTACTACACAATAGTTTTTGCCTTTTCCACAATGCGGAAATCATCACACATTCATATTTCAGGGCCTTTGGAATCTTTTAACAGTCTAGGTTtatctttctttatctttctcTCCTTGTATAGTTTCAACAGTGTGCATCTTGTTGAAAAAAGCATATAACAAGTTCTAAATTTGCGATCATTATCAAGCAATAGTGCATACAGAATCTTAAAACTATGAAATCTTATCACTTTAATATATGATCAGAATTCAGTTCAGACTCACTTGCATCTTGACCAGTCCACTACCATTAGGTACTGTATTGTTATGTACAGCTTGTGTGGTCAGTCCTGGGTTGTTGTTCTTGACCGTAATATTGAAGGGTGGGATCCGCATGTGAAGTCCTTGGAGTTGAAAGGTCGTCTGCATCTGTAGGAATTCAAATCAACAGTTCCACTTTAGCATTCAAGTATTTCTGCTGGAGTATATTTGATAGTGCACAAAGTGATTCTGACACCGAAATACACCATTTTCCGGATTACATGCAAACATGATCATGGTATTTTTAATGAACATTATATGTCTGTGCCAAATACGAACCCAAGGGTTGTCATGATAtctgtttttaaaaatcataataGTATCTCAGGATTCCTGTCGCCAGGTAATCAAATCATAAGTTGATTGTCTAGTCATGATGTCACAGTGCACACAGTTCAGAAGCTGGCACATGCACCACGGCTCATGAAAAACGCACTTTTGAAAAGCAAATGGTGCTTACCTCATTGTGCGTGCATACAAATGTTTGCTTTGACAGCttttcaaggtacatgtacaatgtatgtctttTTACATGCCCCTGTGCCCCAAGTTCCAAACTTCAAGGTTGCTGTGTTCACTAAGATGTGCTCTTTGATTCTAAGACTATGTACTTATATAGGAAAAGGAGTGTGCATGGTTCATATGTGTTACCCGTAAGTGTTAACAGTACCTGGAAGTACACCATCCAATACGGTATGAGCACTATGAAGACAGGCAGGATTTTCCCCAGAGATTTGACATCCTCGACGCTGGATTCGTGGAAGCTCCCACCGTACCGCACTTTCGCCATGTCCAGCCACGTGGGGTTGGGTAAGGGGTCCACCACCGTATCAATGTCACTGTCAAAGAGAACAATCAAGATTTAAGGATAAGTACACTTTCACACAccgtaattcttgaaattttcggAATGGTTTCATTTTAGCGGTTTACCTGGTGACCTGACTTCaccacaaactaaaaaccactgagCAAATATTTGTCTCCATTACTCTAGTGACTATATAGCGCtagcgtgaacttaaaactactacgagtaagaacactccattttctccttaccacaAAACTAAATCACTGCTTTAACTCAAAGACATTTACAGTAGATTCTGTGGTATATGTATTCTATTCCCTGTAATATTGCAAGAATGTCATCTACAATTTGTAAAATCCTACTGAAAATATCTATGCAGCCTTCTCAGCTTGAACACGCCTTTATTGTCAAATTACATTCTCTATCTATGATGTCAGGGCTCGATCTTAACTATGTcccgatgtcccggggccactaaaatttaggccgggacaactgaaaaatctatttgggacacttttgggacaataggaaaataatcaacTAATCAACATCAGAATGTCCGATCTCCCCGCGGAAGACCGGATCCGGACCGCAAGCGACCAAAACGTAATCTAAGACGACcacgtcattttcaaatgtgtggcgACGTCAGTTTTTAATGGTAAGTTGCGGGAAATCACGGTAAATCGGCCTGTTTTGCAGCgatgaaatccaagatggcgccagTGGTCATAGGTCATTGGAATAGTCTACTGCAATGTGGGTGGAACTATTGCGTGTGgtgtgattttactctacattcaatagtacaaaatttaaacttatttcgtcaaaaacattttttacataaagaaaatatatacataaagaaagcttggcttgataacattttgttttaatgaTAATACgtggatatctttttttttaactgctcACCCATGCCTCTAGTGAAGTATCCTAACTAAATAAACAATGCGTTTCTACATCTACAGGCACGCTAGAggctatatttctgtatttctctgcaaatttctggcgtttgggGGGGGTTTGGGAGTTTAAAACTCACACCAGGAGAAAAACTTAACCATACACGAtcttttcatgggtaacaatgCCATAATGATCCGGTAATTTTTCTGCGGCGTCGCCGATTTTGTGAAAGAAGGTTCCCGCTTGTGGCGACCATGTGCCCGGTAAGAATTTTCGCCAACACTCGCCAGTAAACTTATTTTCTGACCTACTCACGGTGTAAACAGATGCAGTTGGTGttgtttacatgaaaattgtattttaaaacgtCAGTAGGGTGTCGGATACTCAACCCAAAACATTGATCCTTTGTTTTTAACGTTAGCGTTGTAGCGAAATGACCCATTGTTATGCGGTATCGACtccattcacaagtttttacagacaatgccgatggtaaaagtgacgccgctcgccaCAAAAATAagcgaattttcatgaattttagcaaaataatCCAGGAAAATAGGGAAGAAATATCGTAGATGTGGAATCCGAAAGCAGTATAATGGAGACGAGCTTTGCTGTTAAACGATTAAGTGCATTTTGTTTAGCATTCTTGTTAATAAATTATGACGTTGAAATCGGTGCCTCTGTCTTGACTAATGTcaatctctatctatctatctatctatttcaaTCTCTATTTGTAAGAAGACCACGTGTCCAAGACGCCCGAATTCTATCGGTCCCATGGGTGGTCTTCTTAGAcacgtttgactgtactagACTAGTGTACTATCTattgttgttacactgtgtaccaaagacagagacaatctgaagaatatttcattctttAACTATATATTCTTTTCTTCCCACCTGCCACTGATAAAGTACAAgtggtccctgtaaatgtactagactagtgtcactcagtgactcactatgtactgtttattttaagaaaaagattatgttcttaaaatgactttttgaagttcccagttgccacttgttacatgataaggcactgcagcaagtggtccacctgtaaatgtgcagtggacgttgcactactatccataagatataatgtaataaattcgttgttgtctaataaaaaagacaagataagtttgaatctgagttgattatttcaatggacaataagcttacacagcaatactgagctttacagttgttgtaatacataatttctgaaaatagggttgggacagtccatcctcacttcgggacagttgaaatttatttttgggacaatgctgggacagtagggaaaaaagttaattttgaggccTAGATGTGCTAAAAGGCAGTTTCCCCCTACCTTGGTTGGCTATAATTTCTTCTCCGCCTTCTCCTAGATCTGCATGCCTCCATGATGATACGGAACACATTGGTCAGCACGCTCCCCGACGGCGCCCTGCACACGTACGCGGGATGTCCCAGCACAAACAGAATCAGCGCTACGCCGAGCGACACCGCGGGTATCAGGAAACCGTAGAAGAAGCCCATGTTCTGCTGGATGAAGGCAACAGCGCCAAGCGACAGTAGCACGCCGGCGTTGATCGACCAATAGAACCAGTTGAAGAACATACGCATCACTTCTGGCCCCTCATCTTTCACCTGGAAGATGAATAAGAACTATGAATgcactaagtacatgtagtaaaacctGTACTTGGCGTGTCATTCTTTGGTAGATCTTTCgcattgacccaagcattaagaattgttaatattttctttttgatatTTATGTCAATGTCCCATGGGCATTAGCACTGGTTACAAAACTTTTGATGATACAGATTTCTTTGCACAACCTGCAATTACTGATTAGTTTATAGAAAGTATTTCCAAACCTGCCTATATTCACCTGCAAAAAAGGAGGACCAGTTTTAAATTACAATGGGGGGAGGGGTCCGGGGCTGGCTTTACATTACGGTGACCCATTACATACTCGGAGTGTGCATGCTCCAAGAGTTACTTaggaaatgcgtgtgtaaacctaGTCTTAGTCTTGATAAACAGGATGGGAGCCACAAATAGAGGCTATGCAGGAAAGAGATAATATATTAAACTTGGGTCTAGCATATCATCAACCTCAACCTGGAATAAGGGACAACCTCACCACCATGAACTAATTACACGGGTGTTCGCTTAGCTTGCTAATGCCTTCACTGAAACCTTGCACAGAAATGGTTCCAGTTATTTGCACATTTAATCTTCCTGAGCACTTTATAATTACCATGACCACTACCAGATCCAGATCCACTTTGCTCTGGGAACCATTTGTCACATGATACAATCACAAGTATTAAACCAAACTAAGGTAAGATATGACGACAACAGCATATTACATAACTACTGTATGACTTTTAAGGTACTGAAATAATTGAGAACAACAGTTGAATTGCTGACATtacacaaaatataatttttcgaTATCTTACAAACTTTATTTCATggataagtcatttgcaaaacaacatttttcttatGCACTACTGAAATTTTATCATCAGTTCAATTTCTTACCTGATCAGCGCCGAATGGTGCAATGTTTGCCTTCATGGACCCTGTTCCGATGGCGATGACTGCTATGATTGGATAGATGAGAGAGTCGCAGTATTGCTCCTGATCGTTTGTTGCGTGTTTTGTGACGTTTGACGGCTCAACTGGCACCCAGGATCTGCCTCCACACAGCTTTCCACGCATCCCCTCATGTCCGAGCATGGGGAGAAACATGATACCCAAAATGTACACGACAAAGCTGATCACGATTGTCCGAAACCTTCCCAGTACGGTGTCCGCCAGCCAACCTCCGAACACACACATCAAGTACGACAGGCCCATGAAGATGAACAGAGCGTTAGCGGCGTTGTACGACGTCCACAAGAAGTCCCCGCGATTCAGGAACAGGACGAGATTGGCCGTGATGCCGTAGAAAGCTATTCTTTCGAAGGTCTCTGCAAGCAAGATGGCGGCACAGGCCCATTTATATTTGCTGTTGTGTGGCCTGTATGTGCCCCTTCTCTGGGGTGACAACAGCGGCGTTGTCTCTTCTTGTTGCTCCTCCTTCATCTTGTCTTTACAGCTGCTCGCCTACACTACTTTCGGGGTCACACGGTTTTACTAAGATTCTGTCCGATTGCGTAACGTTTTCGTACGTGTTCCCGGTGTAATCATGGCTTCTTCACAAACAGAAGTATCGCAGATCGAACCACTTCTGCAAAATCCactaaaacaacaggaaaacgtgttacgccatgacaaaaataacaaagaacaGACCTTACGCAAGCCCGTGTCGGATGCTTCCAATATCAAATCGTATGGCCGCAAACGCGAAGGACGACAAAATCATAGCTTCTCAATTCTCTCTGTGATCTTGTGGTCGTGACAGTCTCGTGATGGGAAGTCGTAAAGCGGAGAAAAATAGAGAAGAGAAACACGGAAGTGTACCCTACTTCTGCTTCCaggccgccgccatgttgttgtcATATGACTAGGTCATGTCACGTGGTAatgatattctccaagcagatgttagagcGAAAgattgtaacgttaacgtttcagTCTATTAAAACTGCGGAGCTTCTCTCAAGTTGGGGTGAGTGGCTGTCGGAGAAGCCCGGCCGGCGGTCAGAAAAAGTTACGAACTTCCGCcccaaaatctgcttggagatatgtCAAACGTTAACCACTTGGATTTCATGCGGACGGAAGCTTTTCATGCAATATAGACTGTCAAAAAAACGTTTGTATAGGATTTCATCGGATTACGGTTTTAAAACAACTAGTTTGAATCGTGTACATCACATTAAGTAAACTCGAGGCATTGCTTTAAGGTAGTGTGTAAGTTGTTGATTCGCTCCTCTACCATTCAAGCCCGACATTGATCAAAGGCATGTCACATACTATACTAGGTATGCACAATTTGGACACACGTGCTACGGTCGTGATATGTAGGTAGTGTAGTACTAAGACCAGAATTCATACACAACGTAACGTTTAGGTGTCGAAAGATCGAACAAAATCAACTCAATGTTCGGCTCGGCCATCTGTAAATCAACAACTTACCCAGAATTATCTTATTGTTAGCGTAACAAAAACGACAATTAATTTCCGAAGTTTCACTTTTGAACACATGTTGATCTTGACAACTGTACATTGAGAGTATCGTCCCTATACACTGGataatgttatatcaaatcggaatgtctgtaacgttacagccttattcattcactcattcaggCATGTCAAGGTGTTAAGCGAAAGTTCAGATCCGCCTGCAAGGCCACGAGAATGGATGATGTATTGTATACCAAAAACTCAGCAATGGCTCTTGTGCACATAtacctagcctgtgtttacacaagctctcggccggaggttagtGACCCCCACCCTAAGAGGGGATGGCGGTCACAGGActggctggccactaggagcgcgattcgtcaggctacacatataccaatacatgtacatacactaGAGCTAGTAGTCATCTCGACCTACGTGCCTGGCCGGGAAGTAGTAGTCATTCAACTAACTTAAATGATGAGTCTAAagtattgtattttttatgAAATTAGAGAGACCGTAGCAGCAAAGAGATTCAGGTATAATTAAAGTCTGAGAGTCCCGGGATTAAGTGTGCGTGTCAATCGCTATCACCACATTACATACGAATCATCAAGAAATAATTCATTAGAATTTCATCAACGGTGGTTTAATATTCAGTGCTTTTACTTTTAACAATACTTGCTGAACGCGGGCACGGGCTTCTTGGATAGGACCTACCTGGAACTGCGAAAGTGAAAGCACGTGAGCTGATAAATAACGGTTTCTAAGTGTACGTAACACTTTATAGCCAGTCGTGTTAGGTACTGCGCGGTACAACATCAAGAGTTGAGTTCCTATAGACGCTGTATACGTAGGTATTATACTTGTCGAACTTAAACTTTAGAGTCACCTGAATTCGAATGCGACCATTGCAAGAAGTACATGGCTGTATCCCGTGATTAAAAAGATAGCCGAAACGTTGCCGAAACGAAGACGGAAAAAATTCACACGATTGTGGATGAAGAACACTATGATATATTGATAACCTAATATGTATTTACGGACCCGGCTTTGATACTTTGATACTTGATTTTGCGCGTAACGTTACACCGTAGCCATATGCTACTCATGAGTAGTATGACCATGTGTGTTCATTGCAAGGTTTATTTGCGCATTTTTTCTGGAATGATGTAGTCGAATGTATCAGTCTCTACGTTTTGCAATAATCATGGAGAAAAACATTATTGCCTTGGTGTTTCGCGCCACAGCAACCGATGACGCGCAAAGTATCTTGGGAAGGGTGCAAACGGTCACCAGCCAAAGTGAGGTGATTTGACCATGGAGACCACATAAACAAGTGGCAATGTCGTAAAGGGAGTGATTCTGTTCTCGTTTTGCACTAACAGTTACTTCCTTCAAATTGTAGCTATTTCTTTAATGCATCTGTGCATGTTAACATCCTGATTTATGCTCAGAGGTGACGTTTTGTACTTTCACTTTTAACAATACGACGTGACTTGTTGGACACGGGCTTCTCGGATAGGACCTACCTGGAACTGCGAAAGTGAAAACAGGTGAGCTGATATCAAATACCGTTCTCTTTGTGTAACAATAGCCAGTCGTGTTAGGAACTGCGTCGGTACAGCATCAAGGGGTGAGTACCTATAGAAGCTGTGGTAACATACTTGTCGAACTTTACGTCACTTGCAAGGAGAAGTTTATTAAGCCCTTCATTAAAAAGATAGACGAAACGTAGGCGAAAAAAATCCACACGATTGTGGATGATCATATTGATAAACCAAACTGTTTACGGTCGGTTTTGATGTTAACGATCCGTAACGTTACACCGTAGCCATATGTTTGAAATACACTAGTCATATATATTTAAGGCTTTGCACATGTACACTAGCCAAGTTAAACTGTATCGTATAGTCCTAGCAAGCCCTAAGTTCGATTTCAGTATACAgtatatgtctgtgtgtttgatttgcGGTCACGGTAAACACGTAACTGACACGCCTGTGAAACTGTGTGTACTcagtgtactgtactgtactgctACTCTTTAGTTTGTTGCGCATGgatgtagagtcaattccacattaccgagagggtgtttgttgccttttgttctaacatttacaaaacctttgtaacaatctatgtgagataagtaactgttaagaacaatttccaacatttatttggtgttctaaatattttctgctgtgttccaacaggttaaacaaatttccaacattgaacacactatttgtattagtttctaaactgttgcaacatagattgattatttgtttgaacatgttccaacattctacaaatatgatataactgggtcagtgggctgggaacagggcaattcacacatcccttcaaagtataggggattaggcctaggtgccatgcatagacacctaaagacaaaagagttgccagtgtccagacgtgaaatctaaaaatatacagaggcagacagtAGAgcctgattagcacctacttttatgggggcaattacccaaatctaccattttgagaatgatgcaaaatgttggaacatgttccaacagtagaacaatcacacagatgtttgaaaactgttctaaataaagagatatttgtgcaaatacttcataatatttccaaaatatatagatgagttcaaacatgttcaagctttcatttctaattgtttgaacgttctggaattattatctccatgaaaaaaggcttttttcatggagtactgttttgcttgcgtttggtgtttgtgtgtatgtttgtgtcaccggtcgcttaaagtcaccataactgtaaaacctgtacatggattgaaatgatttttggtatgtgggtgggtgttaggtggaggaaggtcaaggtcgattttgggcctcctagcatgtgtgactggaactgcaatggcgtatttgataaaatcttaaatgtagaagaactgaagagtggatggacagatcgtcatgttctttggtacacaggtaggttagaccaagttgtacacacttaagtgcaaactatgcagatgagaccgaatttgcataagtaaggaggtaaatcgtttgcatgggtgtcgtcgtatgcttaaagtcagcataactgtagaacgtgtagatggattgtagtgatatttggtatgtgggtatgcgctgggaggagaatggtcaaggtcgattttgggccccctggtttgtgtccctggaactgcaatggcctatttgtaaaaatgttctaaaggggtataactgaagagaggaacaacagattttcatgttatttggtacgttggtaggttggatggagatgtacacactgaagttcaaatcatgcgaagttattgtgtttgtgtgtgtgtgcgcgtgtgtgtatgtttgtgtcaccgtgtttgtatgtatgtgtcaccggaagcttaaaatcagcataactgaagaacgtgtggatggattgaaatgatatttggtatgtgggtaggtgctggaaggagaaaggtcaaggtcgattttgggccccctggtatgtgtcactggaactgcaatggcgtgtttgtaaatattttcaaaggagaataactgaagaaaggagcgacagattttcatgttatttacttggcaggtagcttagagagggttgtatacaatgaagtgcaaattatgcaaattggacttaatttgcctaagtaatggggaaatctatatttgcagttttggccattgtagcactacaAACAgctgttgatagcgaaagtgggtcactgtggaacctgagcccccaacatgtggccgggggtcataccattgagcgatatagaatggggggaacaggtttaataaaagaaaaagtttcatggagattttgggtcctaagactcttgttttgactgaaatagtcttttctctaaaattgttcaaacttattagcaatatcatctgaaaaccctctcagtgacatggaattgactctatctATGCCTCACataaaaagttcggaaactcgATTTAGGTCGATCATATTTTCGTGAATACTGAATCAAatgcattgtattgtaatttATATGTCATTGGAAAACCTATCTATTTCCCTTTGCAATGAAAACCCGTTTGTTATGGTCGTATCACTCAAGGGACGGGCGCCAGGGCTACTTTTGTTAGTAGGTCGCGAAAGAGAAGTGCCGAAATTCATTGTTTTTGATAATTAGCATAACACGTTTCTACAACGACGACAAATGCTTCTTGTGTGcaaaaaaagagaacaaaagaaaatgaatttGATGTCCATGTGCACCGCCTTATAGAAATGTTAACTAATGAGGTTATAAGTTGAACGTCATTACCTGACAATGTTATTGTGAATCTGATAGACTGGAACGGTTTCACCGTCAACAAAGGTATTGTTCGTATGTTGACTGTAAACCTGATATGCATCTCGAAACCCTTTACATCAGACTTGAactgtgaaaatatacattaGCTTTTTGTTTAAGGGCAACGGTTTTGGTGCATGAGGCTAAGCTTTGAAAATacgcttttttgtttgtttgcaggcCGTATAACGTTCAACAGACCGGTAGTCGGTACTCGGAGAACAAATATGGGGGTTAGTCTAGAAATCTACCGCATGAGCATCGGACTTTTCAGTCATCGAGGGCCGCGCCCATGTCGTGAGAAGGAATACATGTTGCAAATGAAACCAGCAACAAGTGGCCATGCTTGGCGACTGTACCTTGTAACTCTCTATATCACTCTGTGCTATGTTGCATTGATCATTCGCCTTGGAAGAAATGATGAAAACTTTATTCAAAACAAGGACGTTACAATTGCAAGTATAAGCACCCCAAAACCAGAGAGTGTTTTTACTTGGGAACATGGCATGAGCCGCGGAGTCTGGCAAACCGGAATGTCAGACACACCCGGTGGAGACATCTGGAGACAGGTAACAGCCACAGGTGTGAAT encodes the following:
- the LOC136446034 gene encoding solute carrier family 15 member 4-like — translated: MKEEQQEETTPLLSPQRRGTYRPHNSKYKWACAAILLAETFERIAFYGITANLVLFLNRGDFLWTSYNAANALFIFMGLSYLMCVFGGWLADTVLGRFRTIVISFVVYILGIMFLPMLGHEGMRGKLCGGRSWVPVEPSNVTKHATNDQEQYCDSLIYPIIAVIAIGTGSMKANIAPFGADQVKDEGPEVMRMFFNWFYWSINAGVLLSLGAVAFIQQNMGFFYGFLIPAVSLGVALILFVLGHPAYVCRAPSGSVLTNVFRIIMEACRSRRRRRRNYSQPSDIDTVVDPLPNPTWLDMAKVRYGGSFHESSVEDVKSLGKILPVFIVLIPYWMVYFQMQTTFQLQGLHMRIPPFNITVKNNNPGLTTQAVHNNTVPNGSGLVKMQMPAAWLTLFDALLLLILIPVMDRVVYPWMDRRGCHFSVLKRISLGMFFGLCAVMCAGGLETYRLHLVQSNHTVNQTISNASFEAADMWIWWQIPQYSLIGVSEVFASVAGLEFAYAAAPRSMHSIIMGLFFFTSGIGSLLGSGLLALVKKFNWVKDVDHGNINQGHLDYYFFVLGGLQFLSFVVFNIVAVSFHRAKMKRQKQQAGNGFGPRHLQRSSYIE